The Candidatus Scalindua japonica genomic interval AATATTCAGTTGCCGGAAAATTACCGCATTCAATACGGCGGGCAATTTGAAAGTGAAGCAAAGGCTTCGAAAATATTATTCTTCACCTCTTTAATGTCTTTACTCATCATATTCCTTTTACTTTATCAGGAATTTAAAAATATCAAGTTTGCAGGAATTGTTTTTCTCAATTTACCTCTGGCGTTGATAGGTGGAGCCTTAAGCATACACTTTACATCGGGTATCATGAGCATTCCCTCAATCATTGGATTTATTACACTGTTTGGCATAGCAACACGTAACGGGATTTTATTGGTTGCACGCTATCAGACATTGCAAAGTCAAGGTGTTGCTTTGTATGAAACTGTTATTAAAGGCTCTTTAGACAGACTAAACCCAATTCTCATGACTGCTTTAACTACTGCTCTGGCATTAATTCCATTAGCAATTACAGGCGACTTGCCTGGAAACGAAATACAAAGTCCAATGGCGATGGTGATATTAGGAGGCTTAATCAGTTCTACCCTTTTAAATATATTTATCGTTCCTGTGGTTTTCTCTATTTCAAATGTTAAAAAAGATAAATAATGATCTCCTGTAGTCTATTGAAAATAGTATGATCATAATCTTTCCACACAGTAATTTCTAAAACGTCATAAAGCTTTTCGATCTGTTTTATTGCCTGTTTAATATCACCCTGAATAGCTATATCAGGTATTTTGATTTTATTTATTTCTGCACCACCGATATCTATATGTATTATTCTGGCGTTAGGACAAAACTCTTTAACATTTCCTGTCGCACTGTCATCAACTCTGGTCCCTAAAGCGAGTAGCAGGTCAGCTCAGTGCATGATATAATTAGTATATCTTTGCCCATGCATACCAAGCATTCCTATAAACAAATCGTCACTTCTCGGGAAACATCCAAGACCCATTAAAGAGGAAGGGACCCGTCCTGTAATTGCAATTATGGGGGCAGAATCCATTTTAGCATCCGCTATAGCGGTTAAAAGGTTAGTTGCCCCTGGTCCACTGGTAGCAAAACAAACCGCTGTCTTACCTGTTGACCTGGCCATCCCATGTGATAAAAAGCAGGTAACCTGTTCATGTCTTGCGAGTATATTTCTTATCTTACTTTTAGCAAGTGCGCTATAAAGAGGATGTTGAACACCTTAAAAAAAATATTTGAGATAAATTAATATACTAACCAGGCCAAACCCGTATTTTGTTTTAAAGTAAACATTGTAACATGTGCTAACAATCTACAAAGCAGATCTGGATGTTTTAATATTGTTATGAATACTTTATAATCTAACCTATGGATCTTTGGTTTATATACGCTATATCCTCTGCTGTGTTTTCAGGTCTCCATACGTTTATTCAAAAAATTGCAGTAGAACGAGGTCACTCTACTCTGCTTGTGAATATGTGGAGTACCGTTGTATCTTCTGTCCTGGCATTTACCGTTAGTTGGATTTTTTTCAGCTTTGATGGACTTTGGAAAATCGGCTTATTCCTCGGTTTTATTAACGGACTCACACATATAATCGGCTCTATCTTCCGCATGGATGCGCTTAAGTATATTGATACTGCTATCATGTTCCCCCTCTATAAAACCGCAGGCCCAATCTTCACTCTGGTAATAGGGATAATTATTTTTGCAGAAAAATTTACTGTAGCAGAGTGGGTAGGTATTACGCTTGGTATAACTGTGCCATTATTACTTCTTCATAAAAGTGAAAAGTTGCGACAAAAGTATCTATGGAAAGGAGTTGTGTTCTTACTTATAGCATCATTTTTCACTGCGGTTGCAGCTGGAATCAGTAAATATGGAACTGGAATTTTTGAAACAGTATTCTTATTTGTAGCAGTCTCTCATACCTTCGGTTCAATATCCGGATGGGGTATTTATGAACTACAAAAAAGCAATACTCATCGCAATGGAAAGTTATTTAAATATCGACATATAGACAAGGACATGCTTTCAATATCATTCTTAGCAGGGATAACACAATTTGCAGGATTCTCTGCAATGATGCTTGCGTTTGTTGGTGGATCATTGGGTATTGTGTATGCCATACAATCGCTATATATTCTTATACCAATAATACTTTCTATAATTATCTATAAAGAGCATTGGAATATGCGTAAAATTATTGCGATTATTCTCTCCATCGTTGCATTAGCATTTCTTAGATAGACATATCATCACCGTAACAGTAGTTTTATTTCCACAAATCACGATCCAGATTTCTGTATTGGACAGCTTCTGATCTCCTCTGACGATTCACAGGCAACATCGGACATCAGCTCTTTGTATTGAACATTTGGGACTTCAACATGGATATCAATCCTGTCAAGCAGAGGACCGGAGATTTTTGAGATGTAATTCTGAATCTGCCGAGGTGAGCAGTGGCAATCTTTTTTCGGATCTGTATGATAACCGCACGGGCAGGGGTTCATTGCACCTACCAGCATTATTTCTGCTGGAAACATTACTGAACTCAT includes:
- a CDS encoding EamA family transporter — its product is MDLWFIYAISSAVFSGLHTFIQKIAVERGHSTLLVNMWSTVVSSVLAFTVSWIFFSFDGLWKIGLFLGFINGLTHIIGSIFRMDALKYIDTAIMFPLYKTAGPIFTLVIGIIIFAEKFTVAEWVGITLGITVPLLLLHKSEKLRQKYLWKGVVFLLIASFFTAVAAGISKYGTGIFETVFLFVAVSHTFGSISGWGIYELQKSNTHRNGKLFKYRHIDKDMLSISFLAGITQFAGFSAMMLAFVGGSLGIVYAIQSLYILIPIILSIIIYKEHWNMRKIIAIILSIVALAFLR